One Streptomyces drozdowiczii DNA segment encodes these proteins:
- a CDS encoding glycerophosphodiester phosphodiesterase: MPTPTPVTAVAHRGDPYRARENTLASIRSALERGADAVEIDVRVTRDGVPVLLHDATLDRLWGHDLRLDRLSHQELTELTAGGVPTLREALLAVGAHRVMIDLPGSTPESVKRTVGVVRECGAAERVYYCAGPEAMLRVRAADPSAEIAMTWTTLAPPRAALLDVVRPRWLNYRFGLVSRELTDRNHRDGLLVSAWTADTGRTMRRLIGHGVDSVTTNRIDVLSKLIDRHAGGRRA, translated from the coding sequence ATGCCCACGCCCACGCCTGTCACCGCCGTCGCCCATCGCGGCGATCCGTACCGCGCCCGCGAGAACACCCTCGCCTCGATCCGCTCCGCGCTCGAACGCGGGGCGGACGCGGTGGAGATCGACGTCCGGGTCACCCGGGACGGGGTGCCGGTCCTGCTGCACGACGCCACGCTGGACCGGCTCTGGGGCCATGACCTGCGGCTGGACCGGCTCAGCCACCAGGAGCTGACCGAGCTGACGGCGGGCGGGGTGCCGACGCTGCGCGAGGCACTGCTCGCCGTCGGCGCGCACCGCGTGATGATCGATCTGCCGGGCTCCACGCCGGAGTCGGTGAAGCGCACGGTGGGCGTGGTGCGGGAGTGCGGGGCCGCGGAGCGGGTCTACTACTGCGCGGGGCCCGAGGCGATGCTGCGGGTGCGGGCGGCCGACCCGTCCGCCGAGATCGCGATGACCTGGACGACGCTGGCTCCGCCGCGTGCGGCGCTGCTCGACGTGGTCCGGCCGCGCTGGCTGAACTACCGGTTCGGGCTGGTCAGCCGGGAGCTGACGGACCGCAACCACCGCGACGGGCTGCTGGTCTCGGCCTGGACCGCGGACACCGGCCGGACGATGCGGCGGCTGATCGGCCACGGCGTGGACTCCGTCACCACCAACCGGATCGACGTCCTCAGCAAGCTGATCGACCGGCACGCGGGCGGGCGGAGAGCGTGA
- a CDS encoding adenosine deaminase has product MTDLHPFIAGLPKAELHVHHVGSASPRIVAELAAHHPDSKVPTAPEALADYFTFTDFAHFIDVYLSVVDLIRTPEDVRLLTYEVARDMARQNIRYAELTVTPFSSTRRGIPEQGFMEAIEDARKAAERELGVVLRWCFDIPGEAGLEAAEETTRLAVDLRPEGLVSFGLGGPEIGVDRPQFKPYFDRAIAEGLHSVPHAGETTGPQTVWDALTELRAERIGHGTSSVADPKLLDHLAERRIALEVCPTSNIATRAVKDIEQHPVREMVQAGVLVTINSDDPPMFGTDLNNEYAVAARILGLDENGVAALAKNAVEASFLDPAGKRKLTDEIDTYTTNWLTRAGR; this is encoded by the coding sequence ATGACCGACCTGCACCCCTTCATCGCGGGGCTGCCCAAGGCCGAGCTCCATGTCCACCACGTCGGTTCGGCCTCCCCCCGCATCGTCGCGGAGCTGGCCGCGCACCACCCCGACTCCAAGGTCCCCACCGCCCCCGAAGCGCTGGCGGACTATTTCACCTTCACCGACTTCGCCCACTTCATCGACGTCTACCTGTCGGTCGTGGACCTGATCCGCACCCCGGAGGACGTCCGGCTGCTGACGTACGAGGTCGCCCGTGACATGGCCCGGCAGAACATCCGGTACGCGGAGCTGACCGTCACCCCGTTCTCCTCGACCCGGCGCGGCATTCCCGAGCAGGGGTTCATGGAGGCGATCGAGGACGCCCGCAAGGCGGCCGAGCGGGAGCTGGGCGTCGTGCTGCGCTGGTGCTTCGACATCCCCGGCGAGGCCGGTCTGGAGGCCGCCGAGGAGACCACCCGGCTCGCGGTGGACCTGCGGCCCGAGGGGCTGGTGTCGTTCGGCCTCGGCGGCCCGGAGATCGGGGTGGACCGCCCGCAGTTCAAGCCGTACTTCGACCGCGCGATCGCCGAGGGCCTGCACTCGGTGCCGCACGCCGGGGAGACCACGGGCCCGCAGACCGTCTGGGACGCGCTGACCGAGCTGCGCGCCGAGCGCATCGGCCACGGCACCAGCTCCGTCGCCGACCCGAAGCTGCTCGACCACCTCGCCGAGCGGCGCATCGCCCTGGAGGTCTGCCCCACGTCCAACATCGCGACCCGCGCCGTGAAGGACATCGAGCAGCACCCGGTCCGCGAGATGGTGCAAGCCGGAGTGCTGGTCACGATCAACAGCGACGACCCGCCCATGTTCGGCACCGACCTCAACAACGAGTACGCGGTGGCCGCCCGCATCCTCGGTCTGGACGAGAACGGCGTGGCGGCGCTCGCGAAGAACGCCGTGGAGGCGTCCTTCCTCGACCCGGCCGGCAAGCGGAAGCTGACCGACGAGATCGACACGTACACCACCAACTGGCTGACTCGCGCCGGGCGCTGA
- a CDS encoding sensor histidine kinase, translating into MTDLCVVLVVQAAVSVPWVLPRDPGLEPASPTAYLLTTLTVLPLLWRRRAPVRVLLAVVAAQGLYGLAVDGPGQTLPYTGLVALYSVAAHAPSPSRQLCGALTLAVVFPSVAFNTGEARELVFSLMVFTAAYGFGRFTDTRQAYTRAVEDRARQLEVTRRIEAEQAAARERARIAREMHDILSHAVSLMIVQAEAGPVAVRTAPERAEAAFDAISETGRDAMVQLRRMLGVLREEGQGPGAPRSPQPALDGLPALVERVRSSGLAVTHTVTGPERPLPRDTDSAVFRIVQEALTNTVKHAAATEAAVLLAYGESSLTVSVTDDGVGMGTDTHSGHGLIGIRERAAAHGGGARTGPGPDGRGFRVDVTLPLAPVTSSLEVGS; encoded by the coding sequence GTGACCGACCTCTGCGTGGTCCTGGTGGTGCAGGCGGCGGTGTCGGTGCCGTGGGTGCTGCCCCGCGACCCCGGCCTGGAACCCGCCTCGCCGACCGCGTACCTGCTGACCACCCTCACCGTGCTCCCGCTGCTCTGGCGGCGCCGGGCGCCCGTGCGGGTGCTGCTGGCCGTGGTGGCGGCGCAGGGTCTGTACGGGCTGGCCGTGGACGGTCCGGGGCAGACCCTGCCGTACACCGGCCTGGTCGCCCTCTACAGCGTCGCCGCCCATGCCCCGTCGCCGTCTCGTCAGCTCTGCGGGGCGCTGACCCTGGCGGTCGTCTTCCCCTCGGTGGCGTTCAACACGGGCGAGGCCCGTGAGCTGGTCTTCTCGCTGATGGTGTTCACGGCCGCGTACGGATTCGGCCGGTTCACCGACACCCGCCAGGCGTACACCAGGGCGGTCGAGGACCGGGCGCGGCAGCTGGAGGTCACCCGCCGGATCGAGGCCGAGCAGGCGGCGGCCCGCGAACGGGCCCGGATCGCCCGGGAGATGCACGACATCCTGTCGCACGCGGTGAGCCTGATGATCGTGCAGGCGGAGGCCGGCCCGGTGGCGGTCCGCACGGCACCGGAGCGGGCCGAGGCGGCGTTCGACGCGATCTCGGAGACCGGCAGGGACGCGATGGTCCAGCTGCGCCGGATGCTCGGCGTGCTGCGCGAGGAGGGGCAGGGGCCCGGCGCGCCCCGCTCCCCGCAGCCGGCCCTGGACGGGCTCCCGGCCCTGGTGGAGCGCGTGCGGTCCAGCGGTCTGGCGGTGACCCACACGGTGACCGGTCCGGAGCGCCCGCTGCCCCGCGACACCGACAGCGCGGTGTTCCGGATCGTGCAGGAGGCCCTGACCAACACGGTCAAGCACGCCGCCGCCACCGAGGCCGCCGTCCTGCTGGCGTACGGGGAGAGCAGCCTGACCGTCTCGGTGACCGACGACGGCGTCGGCATGGGGACGGACACGCATTCCGGCCACGGCCTGATCGGCATCCGGGAGCGGGCGGCGGCGCACGGCGGCGGCGCGCGGACCGGTCCCGGGCCGGACGGACGGGGCTTCCGGGTCGACGTCACACTGCCGCTGGCGCCGGTAACGTCCTCGCTGGAGGTGGGGAGTTGA